ACTCCCGATTGGTGAGCGATCTCGACCATTGTTTCCATGTCCCCGACGGTATCTTCAGTAACCGCCATGGAAATGGTGACCGGAAACCCCATAGCCCTCAGAAAACCGATCGACTCCAGCACTTCGCCGAAAGTGCCTTTGCCCCGGATCTTTTCATGATTTTGCCGGGAGCCATCGATACTCACCTGAAAATGGACCCTTCCCGGAGGTACCGAACGCAACCAGGATTCATGCGCCGAAAGGTCTCTACCGTTGGTCAATATAACAACATGGGTGTTTTCATTCATGAGGATATGGTCGCAGATACCGGTAAAATCGGGATACACGAACGGTTCACCACCGGTAAAGTAAACGACCGTCGCACCCAAAGCAATCGCCTGATCGATAGCCGTAAGAACTACCGAACGGTCAAGCGAGATTTCATCGGACCGGCCGCTCGATGAAAACATGCAGTGAGAACAGGCCATGTTGCACTTGTTGGTGATATGGATCCAGCACTCTTTCAATCCCTTGAGTGTATGATAGCGTCCTCTTCCCTGATACGGCTCACCGCAGCCGTCGCGAAGACGGTTTACAAGCGATTCTATATCATGCCGTACACGATGCGAAGCGCCTCTGGAATTTTTTGAAAAATGACCGCAGGCTTCATCAACCGAATGACCCGAGATGAGATACCGCAAGATATGATCCGCCCGAGAGTTCGGAACAAACCAGTCGGGAAAATCGGGATTGATATAGATCGGGGTGTTTTCGTATTCCAGTCTTGTGTAGGATCCAATAGCGCTCATAGATATCCGTTATGGTTATGTGGTTGTGTCTTTTTTTATGCCGGCATGTTTGTATGCCCAACAAACGTTATGAAAAATAATACATTTCACTTAAAACACTGAAAGGTCATTTTGACATTTAATATTCATCAACAGTCTTGTCCAAAATAGAGTGCTAATTACGCTGATCAAACTGATATTCGCCGATCAGAAATATAAAAATATCAAAAAAATTGGCGATAATCAGCCAATTTGGCGTCATCGGCGTTCTATAATCAGAATAATAGTTTACCATATAATAACACGGGAGTTTCTTGAAACATTCCTCTTTTTCCCATGTTCTCTTTTTCCGATATTTTCAAGGAGTACCGGCAAATGAGTGCCGCGGGTCTGTATTGTTTCCGATTCACCTCTTGTTTCCATGGTCATATACTGCATACGGCCGGCCCCCGCCGGACCGCTGCACGGGCAAAGTGCCCGGTTTTTCTGCACCGTTGCCGCTCCAAAGGTAAGCGCCGCCATTTCAATTCCCCCAACCTCATCGTGCAAACCAGCGCTTTCGCCCTGCGATTTTAGCTGCAATCCCCCAACCAGAAGAAAAGCAGGGAGAAACCCGACTGCGATGAACAGCCTGACTGTTTCATGTATCTTTTGTTTCACAATGCCCTCCTGTCTTAACCAATGCTATTGCAAAAACAAGGCCAAATGGATAAGAAAAGACGACAGATATGCCGCCTCTAACGAGGCTGCGGATAAATGAGGACGGTTGATTTTTCATGTTATTCGACTTCCGGTCTCAACCTTCGCCCCCAACACAAGTGTATTTCTATACAACAGTCTGTATCGAATTGCGCAAATATATATTTTGAGAATTACCCAACAATCAGCATGCGATCGGAAAGCACATGAAAAAAGCGACAATCCGAATAAGTAACTTAGCCTTGCGAACCATTATCGGCGCCAACGAATGGGAACGGGAGAAAAAGCAGGAAATAATAATCAATATTGTTCTAAAATTCGATGCATCCGAGGCAGTTGCCACCGACAGTCTGAAAAAAACGATTAATTATAAAAAAATCAAGCGGCGGGTTACCGAGGTGGTTGAAGCTTCGCAATTTTTCCTTTTAGAAAAATTGACGTCATCGATTATTGACGTTATCATGGAAGACGACAGAGTACTAAAGACCAGAGTAAAGGTTGATAAGCCTCATGCGCTCAGGTTTGCAGATTCGGTTTCAGTTGAAATGGAAGCGGTAAGAGAAGGCTAATGAATCAGGTAATTATCGGCGTTGGATCCAACATATCTCCTTATGCTCATATCGATGAAGCACGCCGGATGCTTGCCCGGGATCACAGGTTCGAGAAAACGACACTGCTCACAAGGACAAAACCAATCGGATATGCAAATCAGCCCGATTTTATCAACTGCGCCTTTTTGGTGAATACATCACTGGAGCGGCCGGAGTTCAGACATTATCTTAAAACACTCGAGAATCGGCTGGGACGCAAACGAACATCCAATAAAAACGGCCCCCGCACTATTGATCTCGATATCGCTGCCTGGAACGGGAAAATTGTCGACAAAAATTACTATGACCGTAGCTTTCTAAGGAATGCAGTCGACAAACTAATGGAACAGAGCACCGGGGTTGACATTTGCAGATAGAGGAAAACATCTCATCTTTACCGCCTCAGCCGGAACAACCAATTAACTGGATGGGAATCTGTTTTTCTTCAGCTCTTTTTATTGCCGCCACAGTCTGGCTTTCTTTAGGCGGTCCATTGGGCAGAGGCGGTATATTCTTTGCCATTCCCTATATTCTGATGTTTGCCGGCATGTTCGGCGCCTGGAATTGGTGGCCGAAAAACGGCCTGTTTCCGCTCATGGCTTTTGTTGCCGTAACATCCCGCCTGATTATGCTCGATTTTCCCGCCAATGATGATATCTATCGGTATATATGGGAAGGATATATTCAGCTCAAGGGCTTTAATCCCTTTGCTCTCGCTCCCGATTCACCCTCACTGGAATACCTCCGTACTCCCTGGTGGGACCTGATCAACCATAAAGACTACCCGACAATCTATTTCCCGGTCGCCCAGATCCTCTTTGCCGGAGTATCTTTTTTTTCCGCCACACCGGCGGCATTTAAAATCCTGTTTACTCTTTTCGACCTTGGCACCCTGTTCATTCTCGTGTCCCTGGTGACACATCTGGATATCAACAAAAAGCACCTTCTTTTCTATGCCTTCAACCCCCTGGTGATCCTCTTTATTGCAGGTGAAGGCCACCTTGACAGTGTCTATGTTTTTTTCTTTGTCACTTCCCTGCTTTTCATGGTTAAAAACCGTTTTTTCCCGATGTACCTTTTTCTTGGCCTGTCTATTATGGTCAAGCCGATCCCGGTGATCGTTCTCCCGCTCTTGATTCGCAAAGAAAATTTCAAATATCTTCCCGCGGTATTCATTCCCTTTTTGCTGCTGTTTTTCTATACCGGACCGGGGGTATCTTTTACCGATGTTCCCTTTCGTTTTGCCGTAAATTTCCGGTTTAACGGTTTTTTCCATACGCTTTTTTCGCTTCTTTTCGGGGCCGGGATATCAACTGCGTTGTCCTGGGCGCTCTTTTTTATTATCTATACCGGCATTTTCTTTCTGGTTCCCGGAAAACTGAGAGCACTCTTTCTCGCTCTGTCGGCATTCCTTCTCTGTTCACCAACTCTTCACCCCTGGTATCTGGTTGCAATCGCTCCCTTTCTGGTTATCTATCACTCCCCGCTGTGGGTGACACTTTTTATAACTATCGCGGCGGTATTCCCCACATTCTGGCGGTATTGGGAAATCGGGACATGGGAGTTGAACGACCTGCAGCTCGGCATCGAATTCATACCCCTTTTTCCGGTCTGGCTCTGGACGCTGATTACCGGGAACAACGGCATGAAAAAAGAATATGGAGCGGTTTCGAGTTTTTCGGTAATTATACCGGTACTCAACGAAGAATCTTCAATCTGGCACTGTATAGAATCGGTAAAATCCCAGCAGGCGGTGATAAATGAAATCATCGTTGTTGACGGCGGCAGCAGCGATAATACCAGGGCGATTGCCGGACAATTATCGGGGGTGACCTGCATTGATTCCGCCCCCGGCCGGGGTATACAGATCATCGAAGGCCTGAAACACGCCACAGGCGATATCATCCTGGTCCTTCACGGTGACTCTCGACTCATGTCCGATTCTCTTAAAAGGCTTGTACAAAAGATCAACCAAAGGCCACAGGCGGTAGGTGGATCCTTTGGCGCGCGCTACGAGAGCACACGCATGCATTTTCGCGCCGTTGAGTACCTTAATAATTTCAGGGCCCTGGTTTTCGGCGTCTCCTTTGGCGATCAGGCCCAGTTTTTCAGGCGAAATGTTTTATACAGTCGCTATCCCGCTTACCGGCTTATGGAAGACATCGAGTTTGCTTTCCGCATGAACGAGACCGGTCCGTTACTTTTCATTCCCCGCGGA
This region of Chitinivibrionales bacterium genomic DNA includes:
- a CDS encoding FolB domain-containing protein, producing the protein MKKATIRISNLALRTIIGANEWEREKKQEIIINIVLKFDASEAVATDSLKKTINYKKIKRRVTEVVEASQFFLLEKLTSSIIDVIMEDDRVLKTRVKVDKPHALRFADSVSVEMEAVREG
- a CDS encoding glycosyltransferase translates to MQIEENISSLPPQPEQPINWMGICFSSALFIAATVWLSLGGPLGRGGIFFAIPYILMFAGMFGAWNWWPKNGLFPLMAFVAVTSRLIMLDFPANDDIYRYIWEGYIQLKGFNPFALAPDSPSLEYLRTPWWDLINHKDYPTIYFPVAQILFAGVSFFSATPAAFKILFTLFDLGTLFILVSLVTHLDINKKHLLFYAFNPLVILFIAGEGHLDSVYVFFFVTSLLFMVKNRFFPMYLFLGLSIMVKPIPVIVLPLLIRKENFKYLPAVFIPFLLLFFYTGPGVSFTDVPFRFAVNFRFNGFFHTLFSLLFGAGISTALSWALFFIIYTGIFFLVPGKLRALFLALSAFLLCSPTLHPWYLVAIAPFLVIYHSPLWVTLFITIAAVFPTFWRYWEIGTWELNDLQLGIEFIPLFPVWLWTLITGNNGMKKEYGAVSSFSVIIPVLNEESSIWHCIESVKSQQAVINEIIVVDGGSSDNTRAIAGQLSGVTCIDSAPGRGIQIIEGLKHATGDIILVLHGDSRLMSDSLKRLVQKINQRPQAVGGSFGARYESTRMHFRAVEYLNNFRALVFGVSFGDQAQFFRRNVLYSRYPAYRLMEDIEFAFRMNETGPLLFIPRGAISSIRRWQQKGYAGNFLKVVALSLLFIIRRRFGLIRDKCEWFYERYYG
- the folK gene encoding 2-amino-4-hydroxy-6-hydroxymethyldihydropteridine diphosphokinase gives rise to the protein MNQVIIGVGSNISPYAHIDEARRMLARDHRFEKTTLLTRTKPIGYANQPDFINCAFLVNTSLERPEFRHYLKTLENRLGRKRTSNKNGPRTIDLDIAAWNGKIVDKNYYDRSFLRNAVDKLMEQSTGVDICR